DNA sequence from the Stutzerimonas stutzeri RCH2 genome:
AAACGAGTGCATCGACACAATGCAGCGTGATGCCCGACGCGCCCTGCAGCGTGGCACCGATCCTGCCGCCATCGTTCAGCAGCTCGGCCTCTGAAAAACAATCACCGGAAATCAAACGGCGCGGCGGTAAACCCACTTCAAAAACAGGTCATGCAACGCGCCAATCGCCAAGAAGTACAGGAACCCAGCGGCGTATAGGCCTGCATCGATCCACCAGCGCAGATCCCGGCTGCTGATTTCCCCAGCCAGGATATGGACTGCGTAAAGGACCGCCGCCCCGACCAGCCAGGCAGCAATAGCCAACGCCCATGCCTTCCTGTTCAGCGCCTCGTCTAATTCCTTGTTCATCGCATCCCCTCCGTGGTGGCAACTGCCCTGTTACTTTCAAGCATAGCTGAGCTAATACGGGCAAATACGAGCAGAAAGGCCTTTATTTCCTTTTGTGATACGTCTAAAGTGCAACGATATTAAGTGAGCACCTTAAATGCAACACAGGGAGACCAGCCATGTTCGTCCGCGCCTACCTTCGCGCCTCAACCAGTGAGCAGGACGCCAGCCGCGCCCGTGACGCGCTGGAGCAATTCGCCGCCAACCACGGTCAGCACATCGCGTGCGAGTACCTGGAGAACGAGAGCGGTGCCAAGGCCGACCGCCCCGAGCTGCTGCGCCTACTGAAGGACGCCAAGAAGGGCGACGTGCTCCTGGTCGAATCGATCGATCGCCTATCCCGCCTGCCGGCCGAGGACTGGCAGAAGCTGAAAACCGCTATCGACTCCAAGGGGCTGCGCATCGTCGCGCTCGATCTGCCGACCAGCCACCAGGGCATCGCCGACACGAAGGGCGACGAGTTCACCGGCCGGATGCTGGCCGCTATCAACTCAATGTTGGTGGACATGATGGCCGCCATCGCCCGCAAGGACTACGAGCAGCGTCGGGAGCGCCAGGCGCAAGGCATCAAGAAGGCGAAGGAGGAAGGCCGCTATAAGGGGCGTCCAGTCAACCAGGAGCTGCATAAAAAGATCCGCGAGCTACTGGCCGCCAACTTTGGGATTCGGAAGATTGCCAGCCCCAATTGGGCCGATTGCTCAACGACTACCGTGCTCAAGATCCGTGACCAGATGATCGAGGAGGGGCTGCTGCCGGCGCGCTGATTAGCTCCTTAGCGTGAAGGATCTAATCGGCCGGGTTACTTCCCCAAATCATTGTTTAGGGAAGTGATCGAGGCGCGCTAGAGTGTCGGGCAACCGACAACCCTACCCGGCAGCGCC
Encoded proteins:
- a CDS encoding recombinase family protein, which encodes MFVRAYLRASTSEQDASRARDALEQFAANHGQHIACEYLENESGAKADRPELLRLLKDAKKGDVLLVESIDRLSRLPAEDWQKLKTAIDSKGLRIVALDLPTSHQGIADTKGDEFTGRMLAAINSMLVDMMAAIARKDYEQRRERQAQGIKKAKEEGRYKGRPVNQELHKKIRELLAANFGIRKIASPNWADCSTTTVLKIRDQMIEEGLLPAR